In Paracoccus aminophilus JCM 7686, one DNA window encodes the following:
- a CDS encoding SDR family NAD(P)-dependent oxidoreductase, with translation MKLDGSVAIVTGSATGVGASCAQMLAEKGARVVINYTRSEAEAHATAEACRATGAEALVFRADVADDAACREMVAAAVAKWGRLDLLVNNAAMTVSSDPFDLETLSAQDFQNVFGVNVVGLYQMCRAALPHLRESGQGAIVNVSSHVAFTGGGSSLAYTASKGAVNALTKALARTCAPEVRVNAVCPGLIDTRWMSRAMGDAAYTAFATEAAGKTPLGRIATPEDIASAILWLAEGANFVTGELISIDGGVQLMGARKPAGAA, from the coding sequence ATGAAACTCGACGGATCCGTGGCAATCGTGACCGGCTCGGCCACCGGCGTCGGCGCCTCTTGCGCGCAGATGCTCGCCGAAAAAGGCGCGCGCGTCGTCATCAACTACACCCGCAGCGAGGCCGAGGCCCATGCCACCGCCGAGGCCTGCCGCGCCACGGGCGCCGAGGCTTTGGTCTTTCGCGCCGATGTCGCCGATGACGCCGCCTGCCGCGAGATGGTCGCGGCGGCGGTCGCCAAATGGGGGCGGCTCGATCTTCTGGTCAACAATGCGGCGATGACGGTCTCGTCGGACCCGTTCGATCTCGAAACGCTGTCGGCGCAGGATTTCCAGAATGTCTTTGGCGTCAATGTCGTGGGGCTTTACCAGATGTGCCGCGCGGCGCTGCCGCATCTGCGGGAAAGCGGTCAGGGCGCGATCGTCAATGTCTCCTCGCATGTCGCCTTTACCGGCGGTGGCTCGTCCTTGGCCTATACCGCCTCGAAAGGCGCGGTGAATGCGCTGACCAAGGCGCTGGCGCGGACCTGCGCGCCCGAGGTGCGGGTCAATGCGGTCTGTCCGGGTCTGATCGACACGCGCTGGATGAGCCGCGCCATGGGTGACGCGGCCTATACCGCCTTCGCCACAGAGGCCGCAGGCAAGACGCCGCTTGGCCGCATCGCCACGCCGGAAGATATCGCAAGCGCGATCCTCTGGCTCGCCGAGGGCGCGAATTTCGTCACCGGAGAGCTGATTTCCATCGACGGCGGCGTCCAGTTGATGGGCGCGCGCAAGCCCGCCGGGGCCGCATGA